From Salvia splendens isolate huo1 chromosome 3, SspV2, whole genome shotgun sequence, a single genomic window includes:
- the LOC121797172 gene encoding cleavage stimulating factor 64-like: MAGKQLSSDGVPPSLAGMSKNQLYDIMSQMKTLIEQNKQQARQILIQNPALTKALFQAQIMLGMVQSSQASPAISSAVSKNPQPSAISNQQPAIQASVPVSGPIGQNQIRKQQLNQPLPSRPPSQPLAPQNPQPQSMPTHPLQQPQQPKVHIGAQSTPMSVPQHSQISSLAQLPPHTASQPPSLHQHPMPSLPTQQPLPNTGSQYMPLQPPLPPQPRPPMPGFPHQAQAQMGQNPSFQHPSGQQMHHSQHMFHSGSKPPAGMGPSFPQGQLPLPNQPLSQSMYQAGSPHVGMDFNQAGSSKPTDRGSNWIPGLPENPMGQLLGPQPGFPGQAGPSNQHPQTQSLTPEFEKALLQQVMSLTPEQINMLPAEQRNQVLNLQQMLRQ; encoded by the exons ATGGCGGGAAAGCAACTCTCCAGCGACGGGGTTCCACCGAGCCTCGCCGGAATGTCCAAAAACCAGCTCTACGACATCATGTCCCAGATGAAG ACATTGATTGAGCAGAACAAGCAGCAGGCGAGGCAAATACTTATCCAGAATCCTGCTTTGACTAAAGCCCTTTTTCAG GCACAAATCATGCTTGGAATGGTGCAATCCTCACAAGCA TCACCAGCCATTTCATCTGCGGTGTCTAAGAATCCACAGCCATCAGCTATCTCAAATCAGCAACCTGCTATTCAGGCTTCAGTACCAGTTTCTGGTCCGATTGGTCAGAACCAAATAAGAAAACAGCAGCTTAACCAACCTTTGCCATCGCGCCCGCCCTCACAACCTCTTGCTCCTCAAAACCCCCAACCACAGTCCATGCCCACACATCCTTTACAACAACCACAGCAACCTAAGGTACATATTGGTGCCCAGTCAACACCAATGTCTGTACCACAACACTCTCAAATTTCTAGTTTGGCTCAATTGCCGCCGCATACAGCTTCCCAGCCACCCTCCCTTCACCAGCACCCTATGCCTTCATTGCCCACTCAACAACCTCTGCCAAATACTGGCAGCCAGTATATGCCCCTCCAACCGCCACTGCCACCCCAACCAAGACCACCAATGCCAGGCTTCCCTCACCAGGCTCAAGCTCAAATGGGACAAAATCCGAGCTTTCAGCATCCTAGTGGACAACAGATGCATCATTCGCAACATATGTTTCAT TCAGGTTCAAAGCCTCCTGCTGGTATGGGGCCTTCGTTTCCACAGGGACAGTTACCACTTCCAAATCAACCTTTGTCCCAATCAATGTATCAG GCAGGAAGCCCTCATGTAGGAATGGATTTCAATCAAGCTGGAAGCTCCAAGCCAACAGACAGGGGATCCAATTGGATACCTGGCCTTCCTGAAAATCCGATGGGTCAGCTTTTAGGACCACAACCTGGGTTTCCTGGTCAAGCAGGTCCCAGCAACCAGCATCCTCAAACACAATCG TTGACTCCTGAGTTCGAAAAGGCATTACTGCAGCAGGTTATGAGTCTCACTCCGGAACAGATCAATATGCTCCCAGCTGAACAAAGAAACCAAGTTCTTAACTTGCAGCAAATGCTTCGTCAATAA